AGATTACACCTGAGCCTGAGGTTGTGGAGAAGCTGGAGAAGCTGTTCAACATCAAGCTGAGAGAGCAGGTTCCCGAAATCAAAATTGAGAAGAGCAAGAGCCTTGTTCCAACACTGGGCGACGTTGTTGTTGTGAAGAGAAAGAAGAAATAATTTAAGTCCAGAGCATTAAAGAGCTGCATGCACAACTTCATCTACATAACCGCCCCTTCTTTGGAGGAGGCGGAAAGAATAGCGAAGAGGCTCCTTGAGAAAAAACTCGCAGCCTGCGTAAACATCTTTCCCATTAAATCTTTCTTCTGGTGGGAGGGAAAGATAGAGGCAGCAACTGAGTTTGCCATGATCGTTAAAACGAGGTCGGAGAAGTTTGCCGAAGTCAGGGATGAGGTAAAGGCGATGCACAGCTACACAACTCCCTGCATATGCGCAATACCGATAGAAAGAGGGCTCAAGGAGTTTCTCGATTGGATAGACGAGACAGTCGAATGAGGAGGGTCGGAACATACGG
The nucleotide sequence above comes from Archaeoglobus fulgidus DSM 4304. Encoded proteins:
- the cutA gene encoding divalent-cation tolerance protein CutA, producing MHNFIYITAPSLEEAERIAKRLLEKKLAACVNIFPIKSFFWWEGKIEAATEFAMIVKTRSEKFAEVRDEVKAMHSYTTPCICAIPIERGLKEFLDWIDETVE